The following proteins are co-located in the Fluviicola sp. genome:
- a CDS encoding T9SS type A sorting domain-containing protein has protein sequence MKRKLMFLLVSVFGLGINPVKAQTPFNPTTYSGWMTTPNNYFANLPAASGVTFSQPARGAGNQFSTAADGINSGQWQNTSSSDAIAANRYFVFSITANSSTSIQVDSLLLILARTSAGPDSCILQYKSPATGYNFVPVAPDTYTILNPSTDPTTSISVVPAMPLMVPASDSIVFRLVAWHASSSLGKMRMVNNTAVYGRAIPLNTIEAPNVQITDALCVSAIKGDSVQVIFNTTGTFDGGNSYTLELSDASGSFSTPLAIGSLNSSSNSGTIHGFIPSGTSSASYRLRVRSSNPAVTGLDTTGLLINSGIVLTASVLQPACPDNTGEIDLELSGGTGIIQYDWSTGQTTEDVANLPGGNVAVLVTDQAGCSADSSFQILPVPAFNVSATISNALCASCFGSIDLHVSGGNAPYSYWWSNNAASSQIIGVPGTYCVTVTDANNCTTDSCLVISSTAGLGEETSFVWTVFPNPASESVQLVFSSVLAGSKELIILDLSGRTVYQSSLTQETEQVIIPVKNWSNGAYQFLLITETGNSGSGRIVVSH, from the coding sequence ATGAAAAGAAAATTAATGTTCCTTTTAGTGAGTGTTTTTGGATTAGGAATAAATCCTGTAAAAGCTCAAACACCTTTTAACCCAACAACCTATTCGGGATGGATGACTACCCCGAACAATTATTTTGCAAACCTTCCTGCAGCATCCGGAGTTACATTCAGTCAGCCGGCAAGAGGAGCCGGTAATCAATTTTCAACTGCAGCCGACGGGATTAATTCCGGTCAATGGCAAAATACCAGTTCTTCCGACGCAATTGCAGCCAACCGGTATTTTGTTTTTTCAATAACAGCCAATTCGAGTACATCCATCCAGGTCGACAGCCTTTTACTGATTCTTGCCAGAACAAGCGCCGGTCCTGATTCGTGCATCCTTCAATATAAATCGCCGGCTACCGGTTACAATTTTGTTCCCGTGGCTCCGGATACTTACACCATTTTAAATCCTTCAACAGATCCTACGACTTCCATTTCAGTTGTTCCGGCGATGCCTTTGATGGTCCCCGCTTCCGACAGCATTGTTTTCCGGTTGGTGGCATGGCATGCGAGCAGTTCGCTGGGAAAAATGAGAATGGTCAACAACACCGCAGTGTATGGCCGGGCCATTCCGTTAAATACCATTGAAGCACCCAATGTACAAATCACAGATGCGCTGTGCGTATCTGCCATAAAAGGCGACAGCGTTCAGGTGATATTCAATACCACCGGGACATTTGACGGCGGGAACAGCTATACACTTGAATTGTCAGATGCTTCCGGATCATTTTCCACTCCATTGGCAATCGGTTCGTTGAATAGTTCATCGAACAGCGGTACGATCCATGGATTTATTCCGTCAGGAACTTCCAGTGCGTCCTATCGTTTAAGAGTGAGATCCAGCAATCCGGCAGTTACCGGGTTAGACACAACCGGTTTATTAATAAATTCCGGGATTGTTTTAACGGCTTCGGTCCTTCAGCCGGCTTGCCCCGATAATACCGGTGAAATCGACCTGGAACTTTCAGGAGGAACGGGAATCATTCAATACGATTGGTCGACCGGGCAAACGACAGAAGATGTGGCCAACCTTCCGGGAGGAAATGTGGCTGTTTTGGTAACGGATCAGGCGGGTTGTTCGGCAGATTCTTCTTTCCAGATCCTTCCTGTTCCCGCTTTCAATGTGTCGGCTACTATCAGCAATGCGCTTTGTGCATCGTGCTTTGGGTCGATTGATCTGCATGTAAGCGGTGGAAATGCGCCTTACTCCTATTGGTGGTCAAACAACGCTGCTTCCAGCCAGATTATCGGAGTTCCAGGAACTTATTGTGTGACCGTTACCGATGCCAATAACTGCACGACGGATAGTTGCCTGGTGATTTCTTCCACAGCCGGTTTGGGTGAAGAAACATCCTTTGTATGGACTGTTTTTCCGAATCCAGCGTCAGAATCGGTTCAACTGGTGTTTTCAAGTGTTTTGGCCGGATCAAAAGAATTGATCATCCTGGATTTAAGTGGAAGAACAGTTTATCAATCATCTCTCACACAAGAAACAGAACAAGTGATTATTCCGGTAAAAAACTGGTCAAACGGAGCTTATCAGTTCCTGTTAATCACTGAAACCGGGAATTCCGGATCAGGAAGAATAGTGGTTTCCCACTAA
- a CDS encoding lamin tail domain-containing protein, whose amino-acid sequence MKKRNTVVRSLFLTSVLALTGFATNGQVLETMGTTALGTGTQTIAAREAAGSFDQTALTYVGTADMRTTTISTGYTGASGGYNTFIAAQKYFEMQGVNAVGCRSTDSLTFGIYKNTNAATGIDYLTLEYSNDNGITWNPLTYNALPTGSGTAKWYLRGVVLPAGAHVANLRIRFTNTLVGTASSNPQYRIDDIRFKCGSTTSCGDAAASISPSGATVLCAGATMPQLTATTGIIDPFYQWYNQDGMITGADQDVYTPATSGTYHVVVSSEDGCEAISEEVYVLVYPQVQYCPIDIVEGCATEIVSACISVKAPELIFSQYVEGSGLNKYLEIYNGTCSAINLTGYQVRAYHNGTPMTGTPSFTIALSGTIAANGTIVIANPSATIWSGTPNIFSANLQFNGDDALVLYNTNTSAVVDIFGSVGNDPGSSWRDNDSTSTTYHWTTEDKTLVRKPCVYSGITVNPGLPGIGGFPTLFTEWDTLAKDDVTGLGSHTFGPSSFNFTPSSGNASVAGVIGNCVDIEVGSVNSVIDVTGSFCTFNNCNAAPGKINVNVINCGARVNSSKSTPTADLFPNPTTGSVMINFNTASEEEVSIVLVDLSGKEQMTIQNGLLSKGTHRMQADLSSLAPGTYLIKISSATENQTFRVVKAEK is encoded by the coding sequence ATGAAAAAAAGAAACACAGTAGTAAGATCACTATTCCTGACAAGTGTGTTGGCACTTACAGGTTTTGCCACTAACGGACAAGTATTGGAAACGATGGGTACAACCGCTTTGGGTACAGGTACTCAAACTATCGCTGCCAGAGAAGCAGCAGGAAGCTTTGACCAAACTGCGCTTACTTATGTTGGTACTGCAGACATGCGAACAACTACTATCTCAACAGGTTACACGGGTGCATCGGGAGGTTACAACACATTTATTGCCGCCCAAAAGTACTTCGAAATGCAGGGAGTAAACGCTGTAGGATGCAGAAGCACAGACTCTTTGACATTCGGTATCTACAAAAACACGAATGCCGCTACCGGGATCGATTATTTAACACTGGAATACAGTAACGACAATGGGATTACCTGGAATCCGCTTACTTACAATGCATTGCCAACAGGGTCGGGAACTGCAAAATGGTATTTAAGAGGAGTTGTTTTGCCAGCTGGTGCTCATGTTGCGAACCTGAGAATCCGTTTCACAAATACGTTGGTAGGAACGGCTTCATCTAATCCGCAGTACCGTATCGATGACATCCGGTTCAAGTGTGGATCAACTACCTCTTGCGGAGATGCAGCAGCATCCATTTCTCCTTCAGGTGCAACAGTATTGTGTGCGGGAGCGACTATGCCACAACTGACTGCTACAACAGGAATCATCGATCCTTTCTACCAATGGTACAACCAGGACGGAATGATCACAGGAGCTGATCAGGATGTTTACACTCCTGCAACTTCAGGAACTTACCATGTAGTTGTTAGCAGCGAAGACGGATGTGAAGCTATTTCTGAAGAAGTGTATGTGTTGGTTTACCCGCAGGTTCAATACTGCCCGATCGATATCGTGGAAGGTTGTGCTACAGAAATCGTTTCAGCTTGTATAAGCGTGAAAGCACCAGAATTGATCTTCTCTCAGTACGTAGAAGGAAGCGGATTGAACAAATACCTGGAGATTTACAACGGAACTTGTTCTGCAATTAACCTTACAGGTTACCAGGTGCGTGCTTACCACAACGGAACGCCTATGACAGGAACACCTTCATTTACAATTGCGCTTTCAGGAACGATTGCTGCAAACGGAACAATTGTTATTGCGAATCCGTCTGCAACTATCTGGAGCGGTACACCAAACATTTTCTCGGCAAACCTTCAGTTCAACGGTGACGATGCTTTGGTATTGTATAACACAAACACATCTGCTGTAGTTGATATCTTCGGTTCCGTAGGAAATGATCCGGGATCTTCCTGGAGAGACAACGATTCTACCAGCACTACTTACCACTGGACTACTGAGGACAAAACCTTGGTTAGAAAACCATGTGTTTACTCCGGAATTACTGTAAATCCAGGTTTACCGGGAATCGGAGGTTTCCCTACGCTATTCACGGAGTGGGATACACTTGCTAAAGATGATGTAACTGGTTTGGGATCTCACACATTCGGTCCTTCTTCTTTCAACTTTACACCTTCTTCAGGTAATGCAAGTGTTGCAGGAGTTATTGGAAACTGTGTGGATATCGAAGTTGGGTCAGTGAATTCTGTGATTGATGTTACGGGATCGTTCTGTACATTCAACAACTGTAATGCTGCGCCAGGAAAGATTAACGTAAACGTGATCAACTGCGGAGCACGTGTTAACAGTTCAAAATCTACTCCAACTGCAGATTTGTTCCCTAACCCTACAACAGGTTCTGTAATGATTAACTTCAATACTGCTTCAGAAGAAGAAGTTTCCATCGTATTGGTTGATCTTTCCGGAAAAGAACAAATGACTATCCAAAACGGATTATTGTCAAAAGGAACTCACAGAATGCAAGCTGACTTGTCGAGCCTTGCTCCTGGAACTTACCTGATCAAAATTTCTTCTGCTACTGAAAACCAAACATTTCGTGTAGTTAAAGCAGAAAAATAA
- a CDS encoding NADPH-dependent FMN reductase → MKTILAIIGSASENSTNERLVQFLANSTGDTIRWTIFNSLKSLPHFDPELSVNNTPAEIAAFRKQIEQADGVIICTPEYVFSIPAGLKNAIEWCVSTTVFSDKLCGLITASAQGEKGHEELQLLMKTLTARFTAETTLLIPGVKGKIDRSGNVDTQTRSELKHFLDAFTVLLG, encoded by the coding sequence ATGAAAACAATCCTGGCAATCATAGGCAGCGCGAGTGAAAACTCCACCAATGAACGATTGGTTCAATTCCTGGCAAATTCAACAGGCGATACAATCCGTTGGACCATTTTCAATTCATTGAAATCCCTGCCGCATTTCGATCCGGAATTATCGGTAAACAACACGCCAGCCGAAATTGCAGCTTTCAGAAAACAGATTGAACAGGCAGACGGAGTTATAATCTGCACTCCGGAATATGTGTTCAGTATTCCCGCCGGATTGAAAAATGCCATTGAATGGTGCGTTTCCACAACTGTTTTCTCGGATAAACTCTGTGGATTGATTACTGCTTCGGCACAGGGAGAAAAAGGCCATGAAGAATTGCAATTACTGATGAAAACGCTGACGGCCAGATTCACAGCGGAAACTACCTTGTTGATTCCCGGAGTTAAAGGAAAAATCGACCGTTCGGGAAATGTGGATACCCAAACGCGGTCCGAGTTGAAGCACTTTTTGGATGCTTTTACTGTTCTATTGGGCTAA
- a CDS encoding acyltransferase, with the protein MNAYHLREGSSVILDLIRGLSAQAVVIGHAMSFFDVFKSLHEPNFPWIQHIAVLIFFLLSGYLVTYATVKKLENDSGYTFRHYFADRFSRIYTTFIPALVFVFIVDLISRYVNISAYNHEHSFNLKTFVVNLFMFQDFKAFSSIPFDNITSFGSANSFWSLAVEWWLYMLFGFILLVVLKRKSTVFMIPLLLLFSYFPIINIIGGRGSGLTVFWFFGVFIYVISTTDLLKNVERKFKVIAVLAIVLLAFIRIYYLMKAYDAVFAFMMAVALWLIIDLFKDVHFPERLKQLIRFNASYSYTLYLFHYNILDFMYSHYFNKYNPYLLFVIGFILSNAISMLVGRYTEVVLTKKVKSWMYNRLNKKPVNA; encoded by the coding sequence ATGAATGCATACCACTTAAGGGAGGGCTCTTCGGTCATCCTGGATTTGATTAGAGGATTGAGTGCCCAGGCAGTAGTGATTGGGCACGCAATGTCCTTTTTCGACGTATTTAAATCGTTGCACGAACCGAATTTTCCCTGGATCCAGCACATTGCGGTACTTATTTTCTTTTTGCTTTCCGGATACCTGGTTACTTATGCTACGGTGAAAAAGCTTGAAAATGATTCTGGTTATACCTTTCGTCATTATTTTGCAGATCGTTTTTCACGCATTTACACGACATTTATTCCAGCCTTGGTATTTGTGTTTATTGTCGATCTTATCAGCAGGTATGTAAATATAAGTGCCTATAATCATGAGCATTCGTTTAATCTGAAAACGTTCGTGGTAAACCTGTTTATGTTCCAGGATTTTAAAGCGTTCAGTTCGATTCCTTTCGATAATATTACCAGTTTTGGTTCTGCAAATTCGTTTTGGTCGTTGGCCGTCGAATGGTGGCTTTACATGCTTTTCGGATTTATTTTACTCGTAGTACTTAAAAGAAAGAGTACTGTCTTTATGATTCCGCTCCTGCTTTTATTCTCTTATTTCCCGATAATTAATATCATCGGAGGAAGAGGAAGCGGATTGACCGTTTTTTGGTTTTTCGGAGTGTTCATCTATGTTATTTCAACCACCGATTTGCTAAAAAATGTGGAACGAAAATTCAAGGTTATAGCCGTATTAGCAATTGTTTTGCTGGCATTCATTCGCATTTATTACTTAATGAAAGCTTATGATGCCGTTTTTGCATTTATGATGGCGGTTGCGTTGTGGTTGATCATTGATCTGTTTAAAGATGTGCATTTCCCGGAAAGATTAAAACAGTTGATCCGGTTTAACGCAAGTTATTCCTATACGCTGTATTTGTTCCATTACAATATTTTGGATTTTATGTATTCGCACTACTTTAATAAGTACAATCCGTATCTGTTATTTGTGATAGGTTTCATACTTTCAAACGCAATAAGCATGTTGGTTGGAAGATATACGGAGGTTGTTCTTACCAAAAAAGTGAAGAGCTGGATGTATAACAGACTGAATAAAAAACCGGTAAACGCATGA
- a CDS encoding M1 family metallopeptidase, producing the protein MKKILSLSTVLFALNLSAQTKFAQLDIELPTPNEYRTAAGAPGHNYYQQKADYKMNLTLDDTKQTIHGEEVITYTNNSPDVLEYLWLQLDQNIFKPDSDSKLIAVEKMEDFQSIKDVERKLMTFDGGFNIEMVATVNGEKMHYAINKTMMRIDPAKPLGPKQSISFKIKWWYNINDRMKFGGRSGYEYFEKDNNYLYTIAQFFPRMCVYNDVEGWQNKQFLGKGEFTLPFGDYEVSITVPSDHIVAGTGELQNGASVMTAEQRQRMDKAKSSNTPVLIVTQAEAENAEKNKATGTKTWTFKAKNVRDFAFATSRKFMWDAQNTVVKGKNILCMSFYPKEGNPLWERYSTKLVAHTIQTYSKYTIDYPYPVAISVHSNQIGMEYPMICFNGGRPNEDGTYSEQTKYGMWGVIIHEVGHNFFPMIINSDERQWSWMDEGLNTFVQYLTEQEWERGYPSRRGPASMITDYMGGDKKFISPIMTNSESIWQFGNNAYGKPATALNILRETVMGRELFDFAFKTYCERWKFKHPTPADLFRTMEDASGVDLDWFWRGWFYTTEYVDVSLDYVKQFELNSNNPEIEKAENKKASDAKPQFIGDIRNKESIKQTVNEKDPAIDDFYAKRDIYQVDRLDKKEYEEFQAKLTPEQKKLLDSKKQFYELSFTNKGGLVTPLIIQATFEDGTTQEVRIPAEIWRMDDITVTKVLIFDKPAVSFQLDPFLETADCDMNNNSFPPASKPTRFQLFQQKQSNENPMQRQKRLESGN; encoded by the coding sequence ATGAAAAAAATCCTCTCTCTCTCAACTGTTTTGTTTGCCCTGAATCTTTCGGCACAAACGAAATTTGCTCAATTGGACATTGAACTTCCTACTCCGAACGAATACCGTACGGCTGCAGGAGCTCCCGGGCATAATTATTACCAGCAAAAAGCAGATTACAAAATGAATCTGACTCTGGATGATACCAAACAAACCATTCACGGAGAAGAAGTGATCACGTATACCAACAATTCCCCGGATGTATTGGAATACCTGTGGCTGCAATTGGATCAAAACATCTTCAAACCGGATTCCGACAGCAAATTGATCGCCGTGGAGAAAATGGAAGATTTTCAGTCCATCAAAGACGTAGAACGCAAATTAATGACGTTTGACGGAGGCTTCAACATCGAAATGGTAGCCACGGTAAACGGTGAAAAAATGCATTATGCGATCAACAAAACAATGATGCGTATTGATCCGGCGAAACCTTTAGGGCCAAAACAAAGTATTTCTTTCAAGATCAAATGGTGGTACAACATCAACGACCGCATGAAATTCGGAGGAAGATCCGGTTACGAGTATTTCGAAAAAGACAACAATTACCTCTACACCATCGCACAGTTTTTCCCGAGAATGTGTGTTTATAACGATGTAGAAGGCTGGCAGAACAAGCAATTCCTTGGAAAAGGTGAATTTACGCTTCCGTTCGGGGATTACGAAGTTTCCATTACCGTTCCTTCCGATCACATTGTGGCAGGTACAGGAGAATTGCAAAACGGAGCTTCCGTAATGACTGCCGAGCAAAGACAGCGTATGGATAAAGCGAAATCTTCCAACACACCTGTTTTGATCGTAACACAGGCCGAAGCTGAAAATGCAGAGAAAAACAAAGCTACAGGAACGAAAACCTGGACTTTTAAAGCGAAAAACGTGCGCGATTTTGCCTTTGCCACTTCCCGTAAGTTCATGTGGGATGCACAAAATACGGTCGTGAAAGGAAAAAACATCCTGTGCATGTCTTTTTACCCGAAAGAAGGAAATCCGCTTTGGGAGCGTTATTCCACCAAATTAGTCGCACATACGATCCAAACTTATTCGAAATACACGATCGATTATCCGTACCCGGTTGCGATTTCTGTTCACTCCAATCAAATCGGGATGGAATACCCGATGATCTGCTTCAACGGCGGAAGACCGAATGAAGACGGTACGTATTCGGAGCAAACGAAATACGGGATGTGGGGTGTGATTATCCACGAAGTCGGGCACAACTTCTTCCCGATGATTATCAACTCCGACGAACGCCAGTGGTCGTGGATGGATGAAGGATTGAACACCTTCGTACAATATTTGACTGAACAGGAATGGGAACGCGGTTATCCTTCCAGAAGAGGTCCGGCATCTATGATCACTGATTACATGGGCGGCGACAAAAAATTCATTTCTCCGATCATGACCAACTCCGAATCAATCTGGCAATTCGGGAACAATGCTTACGGAAAACCGGCTACAGCCTTGAACATCCTGCGTGAAACCGTGATGGGAAGAGAATTGTTCGACTTTGCGTTCAAAACATATTGTGAGCGCTGGAAGTTCAAGCACCCTACTCCGGCTGATTTGTTCCGCACCATGGAAGATGCTTCCGGAGTGGATCTGGACTGGTTTTGGAGAGGCTGGTTCTACACAACCGAATACGTGGATGTTTCCCTGGATTATGTGAAACAGTTTGAATTGAATTCGAACAATCCGGAAATCGAAAAAGCAGAAAATAAGAAAGCTTCTGATGCGAAGCCCCAGTTTATCGGAGATATCCGCAACAAAGAATCGATCAAGCAAACAGTGAACGAAAAAGATCCGGCAATCGATGATTTCTACGCAAAAAGGGATATTTACCAGGTAGACCGTTTGGATAAAAAGGAATACGAAGAATTCCAGGCGAAATTAACCCCGGAACAAAAGAAATTACTGGATTCCAAAAAACAGTTTTACGAATTGTCATTCACGAACAAAGGCGGTTTGGTAACCCCGTTGATCATCCAGGCAACTTTTGAAGACGGTACTACACAGGAAGTGCGCATTCCGGCTGAGATCTGGAGAATGGATGACATCACGGTAACGAAAGTACTGATCTTTGACAAACCTGCCGTGTCTTTCCAATTGGATCCGTTCCTGGAAACTGCAGATTGCGATATGAATAACAATTCCTTCCCTCCTGCTTCCAAACCGACACGTTTCCAGTTATTCCAGCAAAAACAAAGCAACGAAAACCCGATGCAGCGTCAGAAGCGTTTGGAAAGCGGAAATTGA
- a CDS encoding DUF6702 family protein, with product MKKLIAVFAFFSVLFSANAHEYYFAFGEVEYNVSTKKLEITLEISAHDLEFDMKKSGITLDNHIENQTGNADFKKQLETHLAKGFSISVNDSPVPLSVVGFDVLPTGLLYVYLESGVLELTKSIRFKFDLLMESFPDQQNKITFIRNSQKQTAVFLPAKPTEVITL from the coding sequence ATGAAGAAACTCATTGCAGTCTTTGCATTTTTTTCTGTTTTGTTTTCAGCAAATGCACACGAGTATTACTTTGCTTTCGGCGAGGTAGAATACAACGTGTCGACCAAAAAGCTGGAAATCACGCTCGAAATAAGCGCACACGACCTGGAGTTCGACATGAAGAAATCGGGAATTACACTGGATAATCACATTGAGAACCAAACCGGGAATGCAGATTTCAAAAAACAATTGGAAACGCATCTTGCCAAAGGATTCAGCATTTCAGTGAACGACTCCCCTGTTCCGCTTTCGGTAGTCGGATTCGATGTGTTGCCGACCGGTTTGCTGTACGTTTACCTGGAAAGCGGAGTTCTTGAACTGACAAAATCGATCCGCTTTAAATTTGACTTACTGATGGAATCCTTTCCCGATCAGCAAAACAAAATCACCTTTATTCGAAACAGCCAAAAACAAACAGCCGTTTTTTTACCTGCTAAACCTACAGAAGTTATAACCCTGTAA
- the fsa gene encoding fructose-6-phosphate aldolase: protein MKFFIDTANLNDIREANDLGILDGVTTNPSLMAKEGITGQNNILKHYVDICKIVDGPVSAEVIATDFEGMIREGEALAELHKNIVVKIPMIPEGIKAIKYFSSKGIRTNCTLIFSAGQALLAAKAGASYVSPFVGRLDDVSTNGLDLIQQIRIIYDNYGFETEILAASIRHPMHIIQCAEIGSDVMTGPLSAIVALAKHPLTDNGLAQFLADHAKGNK, encoded by the coding sequence ATGAAATTTTTCATTGATACAGCAAATCTGAACGACATTCGCGAAGCCAACGATTTAGGGATTTTGGATGGAGTAACCACCAACCCGTCTTTGATGGCTAAAGAAGGAATCACCGGGCAAAACAATATTTTGAAGCATTATGTGGACATCTGCAAAATTGTAGACGGACCTGTAAGTGCGGAAGTGATTGCAACTGATTTCGAAGGAATGATCCGTGAAGGAGAAGCTTTGGCTGAATTGCATAAAAATATTGTGGTAAAGATCCCGATGATCCCGGAAGGAATTAAAGCGATCAAATACTTCTCTTCGAAGGGAATCCGAACGAATTGTACCCTGATCTTCAGTGCCGGACAAGCATTGTTGGCTGCTAAAGCCGGAGCAAGTTACGTTTCGCCGTTTGTGGGCCGTTTGGACGATGTTTCTACAAACGGATTGGACCTGATCCAGCAAATCCGCATTATTTACGACAATTACGGGTTTGAAACAGAAATCCTGGCAGCCTCCATTCGTCACCCGATGCATATCATTCAGTGTGCAGAAATCGGTTCCGACGTAATGACTGGTCCATTGAGCGCAATTGTAGCTCTTGCAAAACATCCGCTGACTGATAACGGATTGGCTCAATTCCTGGCAGATCACGCGAAGGGGAATAAGTAA
- a CDS encoding Hsp20/alpha crystallin family protein: MNPAKRNGNRFPVISPLFDDFFGRELFNWGNNNFSSTRTTMPSVNIRETGDNYEVEVAAPGMEKKDFKITLDGNLLTISSFKQQSNEENNDRYTRREFSYQSFQRSFELPKDVVDQENINARYENGLLYLTIPKKEEVRRKEPKLIEIS, encoded by the coding sequence ATGAATCCAGCAAAAAGGAATGGGAACAGATTCCCGGTAATTTCCCCGTTGTTCGACGATTTTTTTGGCCGCGAACTTTTTAACTGGGGAAACAACAATTTTTCATCGACACGCACCACGATGCCTTCGGTAAACATTCGTGAAACCGGCGATAACTACGAAGTAGAAGTTGCGGCACCGGGTATGGAAAAAAAGGACTTCAAGATTACGCTTGACGGTAATTTATTAACGATTTCTTCCTTCAAACAGCAAAGCAACGAGGAAAATAACGACCGTTATACGCGCAGAGAGTTCAGCTATCAATCCTTCCAGCGAAGTTTCGAGCTTCCGAAAGATGTGGTTGACCAGGAGAATATCAATGCCCGATACGAAAACGGATTGTTGTACTTAACTATTCCCAAGAAAGAAGAAGTGCGTCGGAAAGAGCCCAAATTAATAGAAATTTCATAA
- a CDS encoding GNAT family N-acetyltransferase encodes MNLPPYKSFPELSSERIRLREVRPEDIPNLLEILTYDGKPAETLTGGTHIVNQIHQNYLDGNSVNWVIENPETHELMGFVGYYRGFGNGIGEIGFILKAAFRGLGFMSPALVLATEFGLNEMKLKGVTAFTKPDNEKAIAVLSRNGFRAEKKPEGKYLKFVYVKVL; translated from the coding sequence ATGAATCTTCCTCCATACAAATCCTTTCCCGAATTGAGTTCCGAAAGAATACGGTTGAGAGAAGTCCGGCCGGAAGACATTCCCAACCTGCTGGAGATTCTGACCTACGATGGAAAACCTGCTGAAACGCTGACAGGGGGAACTCACATTGTGAACCAGATCCATCAAAACTACCTCGATGGCAACTCTGTGAATTGGGTCATTGAAAACCCGGAGACTCATGAATTGATGGGCTTTGTGGGGTATTATCGCGGTTTCGGGAACGGTATCGGTGAAATAGGATTTATCTTGAAAGCAGCATTCCGCGGTCTGGGATTCATGTCGCCTGCACTTGTTCTGGCTACGGAATTTGGCCTAAACGAAATGAAACTGAAAGGTGTTACAGCGTTTACAAAGCCCGACAATGAAAAAGCGATTGCAGTATTGAGCCGGAATGGATTTCGCGCTGAAAAGAAACCGGAAGGAAAGTATTTGAAGTTTGTTTACGTGAAGGTTCTATGA